Proteins encoded in a region of the Mucispirillum schaedleri ASF457 genome:
- a CDS encoding molybdopterin-containing oxidoreductase family protein has product MKLTRRNFIKTSVAGLAGTTITAGVPIKAEARKITSADYGVENKVFLTCRMCAQNCPMVAYLRDGRLVRIDANPNTPYPSICGRGRAAAAALYDPQRIKTPLIRTGKRGSGEFRSASWNEALDLIGNKMLQLRDEGEPHSVAYFPRFNTASLLDDTIFNLYGTDNIFSYGDTCFGSTNQLGLGSVLGGGEEPRQGNSSVMGDYENAKIAVLIGRNPVGGLVAFPWGGMFGRGRKNGMKTVLVDPKKSLGVGETDTDWLPVIPGGDIPFLIGLAGELFKNNYYDEAFLREYTNADILINTETLLPVYLDSELDTPDYMVYDETSKTAMMKSESNSPAIFASCEVDGIKAKTALQLLKESCEKFTLKQAAEKSGIPEEKIIKLAKDLNSVKPACFLERGYRATRYFNSLHEKYLISSINGLLGVYGRKGGLIYGRYAYLDTPFSYNDSNEISVNMWFKENMEGFELCDPYNMRRTFPLAVEREEPYKIRMAFLNGQNPVGGSVGGYKIAQALEKMEMVAAVSPFWNESLLYADVILPDTTFLERAEPLFATYKATFPVITVHNQVVKPMFDTRNGYWIMLALAKRIFSDDEYYDNFNDFEQGGIKYIVDYQLENLELNDEDAATFSRRKLIEDGVWCGAAAPLKPMNKPTPSGKLEVYSLFMANWYNLLMQQDRTQEAQYYSPLYDYPPAYYQTKKDKLDSDEFIPITGFSPLSSFTGAQTRNNILLKNIGQNLNYSAVFINTKKGHDLGLKSGDIIEIFNIEEPNMVVKSEVQLTETVEPHALFSFYGVGTGLYTKLSDKLSVACPIGFNPNHIGNLTFMPVEASAPSQDFIVKIRRAK; this is encoded by the coding sequence ATGAAGCTTACTCGAAGAAATTTTATTAAAACTTCAGTAGCTGGTCTTGCAGGAACAACTATTACAGCAGGAGTTCCTATAAAAGCTGAAGCAAGGAAAATTACATCGGCAGACTATGGTGTGGAAAATAAAGTATTTCTTACATGTCGTATGTGTGCACAAAACTGCCCAATGGTTGCTTATTTAAGAGATGGCAGATTAGTCAGAATTGATGCAAACCCAAATACACCATATCCATCAATATGTGGCAGAGGCAGAGCAGCTGCTGCTGCATTATATGACCCACAACGAATTAAAACACCACTTATCAGAACAGGAAAAAGAGGAAGCGGCGAATTTCGCAGTGCATCATGGAATGAAGCATTAGATTTAATTGGTAATAAAATGCTTCAATTAAGAGATGAAGGAGAACCACATTCTGTAGCATATTTTCCTAGATTTAATACAGCATCCCTTTTAGACGATACAATATTTAACCTTTATGGAACAGACAATATATTCAGTTATGGTGATACATGCTTTGGCTCTACTAACCAGCTAGGTCTTGGCTCTGTTTTGGGTGGCGGAGAAGAACCCCGTCAAGGCAATTCTTCTGTTATGGGTGATTATGAAAATGCTAAAATAGCTGTATTGATTGGCAGAAACCCTGTTGGCGGTCTTGTAGCATTTCCTTGGGGTGGTATGTTTGGAAGAGGAAGAAAAAATGGCATGAAAACAGTTCTTGTTGACCCTAAAAAATCATTAGGTGTAGGCGAAACTGATACTGACTGGCTGCCAGTTATCCCTGGTGGAGATATTCCATTTTTAATTGGTCTTGCTGGTGAATTATTTAAAAATAATTATTATGATGAAGCATTTTTAAGAGAATATACTAATGCTGATATACTTATCAATACAGAAACACTTCTTCCAGTTTATCTTGACAGTGAATTAGATACACCTGATTATATGGTATATGATGAAACATCAAAAACTGCCATGATGAAATCAGAATCAAACAGCCCTGCTATATTTGCCAGCTGTGAAGTAGATGGTATAAAAGCAAAAACAGCATTGCAGCTTTTAAAAGAATCATGCGAAAAATTTACTCTTAAACAGGCTGCTGAAAAAAGTGGTATTCCAGAAGAGAAAATTATTAAACTTGCAAAAGATTTAAACAGTGTTAAACCTGCATGTTTTCTTGAAAGAGGCTACCGTGCTACAAGATATTTTAACTCATTACATGAAAAATATCTTATATCTTCCATTAATGGTCTTTTAGGTGTATATGGCAGAAAAGGCGGTTTAATATATGGCAGGTATGCTTATTTAGATACCCCATTCTCATATAATGATTCTAATGAAATATCAGTCAATATGTGGTTTAAAGAAAATATGGAAGGATTTGAGCTTTGCGACCCATATAATATGCGTAGAACATTCCCTCTTGCAGTTGAAAGAGAAGAGCCTTACAAAATCCGTATGGCATTTTTAAACGGACAAAATCCAGTTGGCGGCAGTGTTGGCGGCTATAAAATAGCTCAGGCTTTAGAAAAAATGGAAATGGTAGCAGCTGTATCTCCATTTTGGAATGAATCGCTTTTATACGCTGATGTCATACTGCCAGATACTACATTTTTAGAAAGAGCAGAGCCGCTTTTTGCAACATATAAAGCAACATTCCCAGTAATAACAGTGCATAATCAGGTTGTGAAGCCTATGTTCGATACAAGAAATGGTTACTGGATTATGCTTGCTCTTGCAAAAAGAATATTCAGTGATGATGAATACTATGATAACTTTAATGATTTTGAACAAGGTGGTATTAAATATATAGTTGACTATCAGCTTGAAAATTTAGAACTTAATGATGAAGATGCAGCAACATTTTCAAGAAGAAAATTAATTGAGGATGGTGTATGGTGTGGTGCAGCTGCTCCATTAAAGCCAATGAATAAGCCTACCCCATCAGGCAAACTTGAAGTTTATTCATTATTTATGGCTAACTGGTATAATTTACTTATGCAGCAAGACAGAACTCAGGAAGCTCAGTATTACAGTCCACTATATGATTATCCACCTGCTTACTATCAGACTAAGAAAGACAAACTTGATAGTGATGAATTTATACCAATAACAGGTTTTTCACCATTAAGCTCATTTACTGGTGCCCAAACTCGTAACAATATTTTACTTAAAAATATTGGACAAAATCTTAACTACTCTGCAGTATTTATTAATACTAAAAAAGGACATGATTTAGGTTTAAAAAGTGGTGATATTATTGAGATATTCAATATTGAAGAGCCAAATATGGTTGTAAAATCAGAAGTGCAGTTAACAGAAACTGTTGAGCCGCATGCATTATTTTCATTCTATGGTGTAGGAACAGGCTTATATACAAAACTTTCTGATAAATTAAGTGTCGCATGCCCAATAGGCTTTAATCCTAACCATATAGGTAATTTAACATTTATGCCTGTTGAAGCATCTGCACCATCACAAGATTTCATTGTTAAAATAAGGAGGGCAAAATGA
- a CDS encoding 4Fe-4S dicluster domain-containing protein, with product MSYQKMAVCYDTQSCIKCFACIVSCSTENRMRLQRDYNYSVEKSMVEPHHHLNYLRVECNEKGTFPNVTQIAAFKHCQHCENPKCMDICPTLAISKKDTGAVVIDADKCIGCQSCKDACPYDVPVFSKDNGKTYKCTMCHDRLTAELPTACSAACPSVAIFSGPADEVIAEAEKRAEHYSKVFNKEYFVYGADKVNNTIGTLSYMTIAPIENRDDYLLPADPSNGVAASREVAKVVGAAAMIGTAAAIAGHAVYTAVKYDDKHHKENENE from the coding sequence ATGAGTTATCAAAAAATGGCAGTATGTTATGACACTCAATCATGTATAAAATGCTTTGCCTGTATTGTAAGCTGTTCCACTGAAAATAGAATGAGATTACAAAGAGATTATAATTATTCTGTTGAAAAATCTATGGTTGAGCCTCATCATCATTTAAATTATTTAAGAGTAGAATGTAATGAAAAAGGAACATTCCCTAATGTTACACAAATAGCAGCATTTAAACACTGCCAGCATTGTGAAAATCCAAAATGTATGGATATATGCCCTACCCTTGCTATCAGCAAAAAAGATACAGGTGCTGTTGTAATTGATGCTGATAAATGTATTGGCTGTCAGTCATGTAAAGATGCTTGTCCGTATGATGTTCCAGTTTTTTCAAAAGATAATGGTAAAACATATAAATGCACAATGTGTCATGACAGATTAACTGCTGAACTTCCAACTGCCTGCTCTGCTGCATGCCCTTCTGTTGCTATTTTCTCAGGTCCTGCTGATGAAGTTATTGCAGAAGCAGAAAAAAGAGCTGAGCATTACAGCAAAGTATTTAATAAAGAATATTTTGTCTACGGTGCAGATAAAGTTAATAATACTATTGGAACACTATCTTATATGACTATTGCCCCTATAGAAAACAGAGATGATTATTTACTTCCTGCTGACCCGTCAAATGGTGTGGCTGCAAGCAGAGAAGTTGCAAAGGTTGTAGGTGCAGCTGCTATGATTGGAACTGCTGCTGCTATTGCAGGACATGCAGTATATACAGCTGTAAAATATGACGATAAACACCACAAGGAGAATGAAAATGAGTAA
- a CDS encoding cytochrome b/b6 domain-containing protein, giving the protein MSNSNEKITLFSNMQMWYHKHIIHFMMIFIITGLPLISHTFSWVAYIIGVPVSVFYSNVEPIYVGIQVCRVIHRITAVLWIVTSIPFVLTMLFTKWELALRKRKDESWTAYIKEELQDMKTMYIDFNYPKRTGKYNLGQIAAGLAVIAFSLVMIVTGFILCFRVDFSTTTVSIMRLFHSIGFLVFVIFLIIHIYLAVHPVNKAGYNAMFRDGKDDLEHAKKKHPGMFIK; this is encoded by the coding sequence ATGAGTAACTCAAATGAAAAAATTACATTATTCTCAAATATGCAGATGTGGTATCATAAACATATCATTCATTTTATGATGATATTTATTATTACAGGGCTTCCATTAATATCCCATACATTCTCATGGGTTGCTTACATTATAGGTGTGCCTGTATCTGTATTTTATTCTAATGTTGAACCAATATATGTTGGTATTCAAGTTTGCAGAGTAATACACAGAATTACTGCTGTATTATGGATAGTTACAAGCATACCATTTGTTTTAACTATGCTTTTTACTAAATGGGAGCTGGCTTTAAGAAAAAGAAAAGATGAATCATGGACTGCTTATATAAAAGAAGAATTGCAGGATATGAAAACTATGTATATAGATTTCAACTATCCAAAAAGAACAGGGAAATATAACTTAGGTCAAATCGCTGCCGGACTTGCAGTTATTGCATTTAGCTTAGTTATGATAGTAACAGGTTTTATCCTATGTTTTAGAGTAGATTTTTCAACTACTACTGTAAGCATTATGAGATTATTCCACAGCATAGGATTTTTAGTATTTGTTATTTTCCTTATTATCCATATTTATCTTGCAGTTCATCCTGTAAACAAAGCAGGATATAATGCAATGTTTAGAGACGGCAAAGATGATTTGGAACATGCCAAGAAAAAACATCCAGGAATGTTTATAAAATAA
- a CDS encoding ubiquinol-cytochrome c reductase iron-sulfur subunit — MQVLLSKLKRRSLLKLLWLAPFAALYKYLIPKVKKENFISVPLAALPFKGAYLIKDKHTGIIKNNEGIKVFSISCTHLGCVLNVENDKFICPCHGSVFDLEGSVLKGPALKPLKHLEYKIENENIIVYI, encoded by the coding sequence ATGCAGGTATTACTATCTAAACTAAAAAGGCGCAGTTTATTAAAACTTTTATGGCTTGCACCTTTTGCAGCACTTTATAAATATTTGATACCAAAAGTAAAAAAAGAAAATTTTATATCTGTCCCCCTTGCAGCTCTGCCTTTCAAGGGGGCATATCTTATTAAAGATAAACATACTGGAATAATAAAAAATAATGAAGGTATAAAAGTATTTAGTATATCATGCACACATTTAGGCTGTGTTTTAAATGTAGAAAATGATAAATTTATATGCCCATGTCATGGCAGTGTATTTGATTTAGAAGGCAGTGTTTTAAAAGGCCCTGCACTAAAACCTTTAAAACATCTTGAATATAAAATTGAAAATGAAAATATTATAGTGTATATATAA
- a CDS encoding cytochrome b N-terminal domain-containing protein, whose amino-acid sequence MFKEFIKHLFPRVTLKKNLRFTYTLCLGGLSFTAFIMLVISGVLLAVYYIPEPLQAYNSIIFIEENVTGGKYIRNLHRFSSNAFLILMFLHVLRVILTGAFLSRKYNWIIGLFLLFLSIFTGYTGYLLPMDQLAYWATQTGAELIKILPFGDYIYNIMVPDTIGGKLCLIRFYTLHIIILPVLISTLSFIHFFRVRRDKGVLPYL is encoded by the coding sequence ATGTTTAAAGAATTTATAAAGCACTTATTTCCTCGTGTTACACTTAAAAAAAATCTGCGTTTTACTTATACATTATGTCTAGGCGGTCTTTCTTTTACTGCATTTATTATGCTTGTAATATCAGGTGTGCTGCTTGCAGTTTATTATATTCCAGAGCCTTTGCAGGCTTATAATTCCATTATCTTTATAGAAGAAAATGTTACTGGCGGTAAATATATTAGAAACCTGCACAGGTTTTCAAGCAATGCTTTTTTAATACTTATGTTCCTGCATGTTCTGCGTGTTATATTAACAGGTGCTTTTTTAAGCAGAAAATATAACTGGATTATTGGTCTTTTCCTGCTGTTTTTAAGTATTTTTACAGGCTATACAGGATATCTGCTGCCAATGGACCAGCTTGCTTACTGGGCTACACAAACAGGTGCAGAATTAATTAAAATACTGCCTTTTGGAGATTATATTTATAATATTATGGTTCCAGATACTATTGGCGGAAAACTTTGTTTAATAAGATTTTATACTCTGCATATTATTATACTTCCTGTATTAATTTCCACCCTTTCCTTTATACATTTTTTTAGAGTAAGGCGTGATAAAGGGGTGCTGCCATATCTATAA
- the extS gene encoding selenite/tellurite reduction operon c-type cytochrome lipoprotein ExtS: MAVRILIIFILSYNILYAADNKCILCHENVCKNKSDNCIMCHRGNSSTSRKDIAHYKLIKGKYALFTDKNSIKTQQGIKIIENAACIRCHNIGKSGAALASDLNSAVKRLSTNEIIKAIKEPVINMPLFQFNDKYMESLITGIYYYTIPENSKSITQIVHFQNNEAGNNIFQKKCGTCHKALTNTGALGTSEDAPNLSGLAKIYPDYLNRNHWNKTLLDKWLTNPRSLKKNAVMPIIELTDKEKTAVIDTLIE; this comes from the coding sequence TTGGCTGTTAGGATTTTAATAATATTTATTTTAAGTTATAATATTTTATATGCTGCTGATAATAAATGTATATTATGCCATGAAAATGTGTGTAAAAATAAATCAGATAACTGCATAATGTGCCACAGGGGTAACAGCTCTACTTCTAGAAAAGATATTGCTCATTACAAACTGATTAAAGGAAAATATGCGTTATTTACTGATAAAAACAGCATAAAAACACAACAAGGTATAAAAATAATAGAAAATGCAGCCTGCATAAGATGCCATAATATTGGCAAAAGCGGTGCAGCTCTTGCTTCTGATTTAAACTCTGCTGTTAAAAGGCTCAGCACTAATGAAATAATAAAAGCTATAAAAGAGCCTGTTATAAATATGCCACTTTTCCAGTTTAATGATAAATATATGGAATCATTAATTACTGGTATTTATTATTATACCATACCAGAAAACAGTAAATCCATAACACAGATAGTCCACTTTCAAAATAATGAAGCTGGTAATAATATATTTCAAAAAAAATGTGGCACATGTCATAAAGCATTAACAAATACTGGTGCATTAGGCACATCAGAAGATGCCCCAAATTTAAGCGGACTTGCAAAAATATATCCAGATTATCTAAATAGAAACCACTGGAATAAAACTTTACTTGATAAATGGCTTACTAACCCTAGAAGCCTTAAAAAAAATGCTGTTATGCCAATAATAGAACTGACAGATAAAGAAAAAACTGCTGTTATTGATACACTAATAGAATAA
- a CDS encoding ABC transporter ATP-binding protein, with protein MLQAENLTIKLKSEKDEFFILRDFSIHLNKGEILGLAGESGSGKSVFAKSILGLNTAPIYKTGGSIFVEKKLLENDTDYKSIRGKKISMIFQNPQSSLNPVMTIGQQLIETIMLHNKSLNKKQSKEEAVKLLQDVEIDLAESRLESFPHQLSGGMNQRVMIAMALASNPDILIADEPTTALDVTIQAQIINLIKKLNIEKKLSILFISHDLALLAAVCNKIAVLYSGELMEIIEPALLINNQEKHPYTHALKLCIPQTGSKNELTAIKGFIEKNSFLYNEKCIFADRCSNSIDMCFKEKPVFNNNCKCHNPL; from the coding sequence ATGTTACAGGCTGAAAATCTTACTATTAAATTAAAATCAGAAAAAGATGAATTTTTTATCCTGCGGGATTTTTCTATTCATTTAAATAAAGGCGAAATATTAGGGCTTGCTGGAGAATCAGGCTCTGGAAAAAGTGTTTTTGCAAAAAGTATATTAGGGCTGAATACTGCTCCTATATATAAAACTGGTGGCAGTATATTTGTTGAAAAAAAGTTATTAGAAAATGATACAGATTACAAATCTATAAGGGGTAAAAAAATATCCATGATATTTCAAAACCCCCAAAGCTCACTTAATCCTGTAATGACTATTGGTCAGCAGCTTATTGAAACTATTATGCTGCATAATAAGTCACTAAATAAAAAACAGTCAAAAGAAGAAGCTGTAAAACTTTTACAGGATGTGGAAATAGATTTAGCAGAAAGCAGGCTTGAAAGTTTTCCACATCAGTTATCTGGGGGAATGAACCAGAGAGTAATGATAGCTATGGCTCTTGCCAGTAATCCAGATATATTAATAGCTGATGAGCCTACTACTGCTCTTGATGTTACTATACAGGCTCAAATTATTAACTTAATAAAAAAACTAAATATTGAAAAAAAACTTTCTATTCTTTTTATTTCGCATGACCTTGCCCTGCTTGCTGCAGTATGTAATAAAATCGCTGTCCTTTATTCTGGAGAATTAATGGAGATAATTGAACCTGCACTATTAATCAATAATCAGGAAAAACACCCATATACTCATGCCTTAAAATTATGTATACCACAAACAGGCTCTAAAAATGAGCTGACAGCAATAAAAGGATTTATTGAAAAAAACAGCTTTTTATATAATGAAAAATGTATTTTTGCCGATAGGTGCAGTAACAGTATAGATATGTGCTTTAAAGAAAAACCTGTATTTAATAATAACTGTAAATGCCACAATCCACTGTAA
- a CDS encoding ClpXP protease specificity-enhancing factor SspB, with protein sequence MNQLKKLIINAAMEKFDKIYIHALPHNKLIVGERGLINTEKNNGIVLAIGSSSCSEFKMEDDFIFAKLRFNGVWEDVFIPYEAVDAVLNDLHKPLCIFNFPYYEENNENVMRINKYTAVPDKQTEKKRAVIVKPDFTKK encoded by the coding sequence ATGAATCAATTAAAAAAACTTATAATTAATGCTGCTATGGAAAAATTTGACAAAATATATATACATGCTTTGCCACATAATAAACTTATAGTTGGAGAACGGGGACTTATTAATACAGAAAAAAATAATGGTATTGTGCTTGCAATAGGCTCATCATCATGCTCAGAGTTTAAAATGGAAGATGATTTTATATTTGCAAAACTTCGTTTCAATGGAGTGTGGGAAGATGTTTTTATCCCCTATGAAGCAGTAGATGCAGTATTAAATGATTTACATAAACCACTTTGCATTTTTAATTTCCCATATTATGAAGAAAATAATGAAAATGTAATGCGGATAAATAAATACACTGCTGTGCCAGATAAACAGACAGAAAAAAAACGGGCTGTTATAGTTAAGCCTGATTTTACTAAAAAATAA
- a CDS encoding menaquinone biosynthetic enzyme MqnA/MqnD family protein yields MLKIGFMDYANVYPIFHYLLQDNNLEFIKGFPADLNKLMRNGEIDLSPVSSIEFARRHNLYMVHNRICISSIGAVKSVNIYSKFKAEDLDGRKIYFTKESNTSTVLCRIVLEKFYNVKPVYVDDENTADAKLLIGDKALFSYYNSDSKYIIDLGAEWYKFTNLPFVFALWTINKQALNDAYFNTLKDNITYYASLFPKDIAVLSPKYLERGYTIEQLADYWDTIKYDITDEHKKGLSLFYKLAYEIGETEDNGADYIDAAFIK; encoded by the coding sequence ATGTTAAAGATAGGTTTTATGGACTATGCAAATGTATATCCTATTTTCCATTATTTACTTCAGGATAACAATTTAGAGTTTATAAAAGGCTTTCCTGCTGATTTAAATAAATTAATGAGAAATGGTGAAATAGACTTATCACCAGTATCAAGCATAGAGTTTGCCCGCAGACATAATCTTTATATGGTGCATAATCGTATATGTATTTCATCTATTGGGGCAGTAAAAAGTGTAAACATATACAGCAAATTTAAAGCAGAAGATTTAGATGGCAGAAAAATATATTTTACAAAAGAATCAAATACATCAACAGTGCTTTGCAGAATAGTATTAGAAAAGTTTTATAATGTTAAACCAGTATATGTAGATGATGAAAATACAGCAGATGCAAAATTATTAATAGGAGATAAAGCTTTATTTTCATACTATAACTCTGACAGCAAATATATTATAGATTTAGGGGCAGAGTGGTATAAGTTTACAAACCTGCCATTTGTTTTTGCATTATGGACCATTAATAAACAAGCTCTTAATGATGCTTATTTTAATACATTAAAAGATAATATTACATATTATGCTTCTCTTTTTCCAAAAGATATTGCAGTGCTGTCTCCAAAATATTTAGAAAGGGGATATACTATAGAGCAGCTTGCAGACTACTGGGATACTATTAAATATGATATAACAGATGAACATAAGAAAGGGCTTTCTCTTTTTTACAAGCTGGCTTATGAAATAGGTGAAACAGAAGATAATGGTGCAGATTATATAGATGCTGCTTTTATTAAATAG
- a CDS encoding TorD/DmsD family molecular chaperone translates to MSSISKTLKDNMHSAGIIKTNFYNYFYKVFYSYPEASFIGTTSRLIPYFEELKKHIMNNNYSTSINVLKNYNAYEQSIKEEQIEDLLELLQDIYHELFLDNIYSIPCTASGYISSSDMQIREKEKVKNIYEINNFLPPEENTYPLDHISIEMLYMQQINALFVKFLEEENKDKLLNILQEQYNFLQAHILTWINEFTVYLKEQITQPESNLYYAVSGIMNEFVKYDKKLTEEFLNTLKSQE, encoded by the coding sequence ATGAGCAGTATCAGTAAAACTTTAAAAGATAATATGCACTCAGCAGGTATTATAAAAACAAATTTTTATAACTACTTTTATAAAGTATTTTATTCATATCCAGAAGCCAGTTTTATTGGCACAACAAGCCGCCTTATACCATATTTTGAAGAACTTAAAAAACATATTATGAATAATAATTACAGCACTTCTATTAATGTGTTAAAAAATTACAATGCCTATGAACAAAGTATAAAAGAAGAACAGATAGAAGATTTACTTGAACTTTTGCAGGATATATATCATGAATTATTTTTAGATAATATATATTCTATCCCATGCACTGCTTCAGGGTATATATCAAGCAGCGATATGCAGATTAGAGAAAAAGAAAAAGTTAAAAATATATATGAAATTAATAATTTTCTGCCACCAGAAGAAAATACTTATCCTTTAGACCATATAAGCATAGAAATGCTTTATATGCAGCAAATCAACGCACTTTTTGTTAAATTTTTAGAAGAAGAAAATAAAGATAAACTTTTGAATATTCTACAGGAACAGTATAATTTTTTGCAGGCTCATATTCTTACATGGATAAATGAGTTTACAGTATATCTAAAAGAGCAGATAACTCAACCAGAAAGCAACCTTTATTATGCAGTTTCTGGTATAATGAATGAATTTGTAAAATATGATAAAAAACTTACAGAAGAATTTTTAAATACTCTTAAATCACAGGAATAA
- a CDS encoding class II aldolase/adducin family protein — protein sequence MNYAADICEIGRRMYQRELVASNDGNISIRIDKNKVLITPTLTSKGFMKEEDIIMIDLDGNVIKGSKKPSSEYLLHTTVYKMRDDVNAVVHAHPVTVSAFAITGRAVDMSYMPEAFMSLGLFPVAKYARPGTEALAKSIEPFVKICNGCLLANHGAVSWAKDVYSAYYLMEQLEFYCKTSILAERIGTPNIIPVI from the coding sequence ATGAATTATGCAGCAGATATATGTGAAATAGGAAGAAGAATGTATCAAAGAGAGCTTGTAGCTTCAAATGATGGCAATATTTCAATAAGAATTGATAAAAATAAAGTGCTTATTACACCAACTCTTACAAGCAAAGGATTTATGAAAGAAGAAGATATTATTATGATAGATTTAGATGGAAATGTAATCAAAGGCAGTAAAAAGCCATCTTCTGAATATCTGCTGCATACAACAGTATATAAAATGAGAGATGATGTAAATGCAGTTGTCCATGCTCACCCAGTAACTGTTTCTGCTTTTGCAATTACAGGCAGGGCGGTAGATATGAGCTATATGCCAGAAGCATTTATGTCATTAGGTCTATTTCCTGTTGCAAAATATGCAAGACCGGGAACAGAAGCACTTGCTAAATCAATAGAGCCATTTGTTAAAATCTGCAATGGCTGCCTGCTTGCAAATCATGGTGCAGTATCATGGGCAAAAGATGTGTATAGTGCCTATTATCTTATGGAGCAGTTAGAGTTTTACTGTAAAACTTCTATACTTGCAGAAAGAATAGGCACTCCAAATATTATTCCTGTGATTTAA
- the mtnA gene encoding S-methyl-5-thioribose-1-phosphate isomerase, with the protein MVTDKLPKAVIYKDGKLSFLDQTKLPMYEIYEEQHTPEQIYNSIKMLKVRGAPAIGIAGAYGLVVSVKKYINEPVDKFIMELKKTGEYLNSSRPTAVNLSWAVNRIIQRAENSFFNSSNELWYELEREAENIYNEDKKICANIGRYGAELIYDNFGILTHCNAGALAVSELGTALSPIYTALNEGKTFKVYADETRPLLQGARLTSYELQTAGVDVTLICDNMAAYAMSKGLIDVVIVGCDRVAANGDTANKIGTMNVAVLANYFKIPFYAACPSSTFDNMTLTGNDIVIELRDSSEVTHFGGVQTAPDNMKVLNPAFDVTPNELITGFITEYGIIKPPYVINLENILHKGRK; encoded by the coding sequence ATGGTAACAGATAAACTTCCAAAAGCTGTGATATATAAAGATGGTAAACTTTCATTTTTAGACCAGACAAAACTACCAATGTATGAAATATATGAAGAACAGCATACACCAGAGCAGATATATAATTCTATTAAAATGCTTAAAGTCCGTGGTGCTCCTGCTATTGGTATTGCTGGTGCTTATGGTTTAGTTGTATCTGTAAAAAAGTATATTAATGAGCCTGTTGATAAATTTATTATGGAGTTAAAAAAGACAGGTGAATATTTAAATTCTTCAAGACCTACTGCTGTTAATTTATCATGGGCAGTAAATCGTATTATACAAAGGGCAGAAAACAGCTTTTTTAATTCTAGTAATGAATTATGGTATGAATTAGAAAGGGAAGCAGAAAATATTTATAATGAAGATAAAAAGATATGTGCAAATATTGGCAGGTATGGAGCAGAATTAATTTATGATAATTTTGGCATACTTACTCACTGCAACGCTGGAGCATTAGCTGTTTCAGAACTGGGAACTGCACTTTCACCAATATATACAGCATTAAATGAGGGCAAAACTTTTAAAGTATATGCAGATGAAACAAGGCCGCTTTTACAAGGAGCAAGGCTTACAAGCTATGAATTACAAACAGCTGGTGTTGATGTTACATTAATCTGTGATAATATGGCAGCTTATGCTATGAGTAAAGGTTTAATAGATGTTGTAATAGTAGGCTGTGACAGGGTGGCTGCAAATGGAGATACAGCTAATAAAATAGGCACAATGAATGTGGCAGTGCTTGCAAATTATTTTAAAATACCTTTTTATGCAGCATGTCCTTCATCTACCTTTGATAATATGACATTAACAGGTAATGATATAGTAATAGAGCTAAGGGACAGCAGTGAAGTTACTCATTTTGGTGGTGTGCAGACTGCTCCAGATAATATGAAAGTATTAAACCCTGCATTTGATGTAACACCAAATGAGTTAATAACTGGCTTTATTACAGAATATGGCATTATTAAGCCACCTTATGTTATTAACCTTGAAAATATATTACATAAAGGCAGGAAATAA